One part of the Orenia metallireducens genome encodes these proteins:
- a CDS encoding epoxyqueuosine reductase: protein MKEKIRTLIKEYIQEYSTKKEVKTGWEEPIVQFADADDKMFMELKEVVSPTHSIPQDFLEGAQTIISYFIPFSQSVVNSNIEGNYSSREWAIAYIETNELISNLNDYINQNLASLNYQSKIIPATHNFDEESLMSNWSHRHVAYIAGLGKFGLNNMLITDRGCCGRVGSIITDLKIEATRRSDQEYCLYKSKGLCKRCVQNCVNGALKIDSFDRHKCYEILLENNRLHTDLDLTDVCGKCSVNLPCSFINPAAREVR from the coding sequence TTGAAGGAGAAGATAAGAACTTTAATTAAGGAATATATCCAAGAATATTCAACTAAAAAAGAAGTAAAGACTGGCTGGGAGGAACCAATAGTTCAGTTTGCTGATGCAGATGATAAGATGTTTATGGAGCTTAAAGAGGTTGTAAGTCCAACCCATTCTATACCTCAAGATTTTTTGGAGGGCGCTCAAACGATAATTTCCTACTTTATCCCTTTTAGTCAATCGGTTGTAAATTCAAATATAGAAGGAAATTATAGTTCAAGAGAATGGGCTATAGCTTATATAGAGACAAATGAACTTATATCTAATCTGAATGATTATATTAATCAGAATCTTGCAAGTTTAAATTATCAATCAAAGATTATACCTGCAACCCATAATTTTGATGAGGAGAGTTTAATGAGTAATTGGTCTCATAGGCATGTGGCTTATATTGCAGGCTTAGGTAAGTTTGGCTTAAATAATATGTTAATTACAGATAGAGGATGTTGTGGTAGAGTTGGCAGTATAATAACTGACTTAAAGATAGAGGCTACAAGAAGAAGTGATCAGGAATATTGCCTTTATAAGAGCAAAGGACTTTGTAAAAGGTGTGTACAGAACTGTGTTAATGGTGCGTTAAAAATTGATTCTTTTGATAGGCATAAATGTTATGAAATATTGCTAGAGAATAATAGGTTACATACTGATTTAGACTTGACAGATGTCTGTGGTAAGTGTTCTGTTAACTTACCTTGTTCTTTTATTAATCCAGCAGCTAGAGAAGTAAGATGA
- a CDS encoding nucleotide disphospho-sugar-binding domain-containing protein, whose translation MCTRLYPHNWLFPKCSAVIHHGGAGTTAATLRAGKPMVICPFSGDQPYWARLMHSIGVAAEPLFERDLSVDRLSRAIEEVINNQELIEKADYIGSQVRLENGVEKAIQFIHSKIDI comes from the coding sequence ATTTGTACTCGATTATATCCCCATAACTGGTTATTTCCTAAATGTTCTGCTGTAATTCATCATGGAGGAGCAGGAACAACAGCAGCTACTTTAAGAGCAGGAAAACCAATGGTGATCTGCCCTTTCTCTGGTGATCAGCCATATTGGGCAAGATTAATGCATTCAATTGGGGTGGCTGCTGAACCATTATTTGAGAGAGATCTATCTGTTGATAGATTAAGCAGAGCAATAGAAGAGGTTATTAATAATCAAGAATTAATTGAGAAAGCTGATTATATCGGAAGTCAAGTCCGTTTAGAGAATGGTGTGGAGAAGGCAATCCAATTTATTCATTCTAAAATAGATATTTGA
- a CDS encoding diguanylate cyclase, translating into MKTVELTKVKIRLIILSLIILEVSTLVIAQDLKSGLIINEFLASNGETILDESGESSDWIEIFNNSSSYVDLGGMYISDKLDNPLKYQISHKNPDETTIPPKDFLLLWADSMPEKGPLHLNFSLSKSGEAIIITENDKETMIDKIVFLEQRRDISFGRRTTNSNKWSFFIRPTPKEVNNTSGFFSLRMATLYNSYKENSLLLNIIISLVTLLIVSLLLFILKLRARNRELEEAKMRYNNLFNNILNGLNFDFNKGKEMELALKKKTLEQHILLENIKIHVWYLIDEKTYGAVNKAHADFLGKRKDEINNANLYSIFDQETAEMCIEYNRKVFVEKKEISKEEWIKNSEGEYRLLLITKTPKLNSDGEVEYVVCSAYDITEQKEIEQEIRYISSHDELTGVYNRAYYEQKLLQLDNLNYLPLSIIIGDVNGLKLTNDVFGHKEGDRLLQEIANVLKQSTRKDDIVARLGGDEFCILLPKTDVETAEKFIERIKENCTKIGLEPIPLNIAVGSATKVNLEDEIEEIFKEAEGRMYIDKERNKDNFLNPLLTSMIDRLFNDGYESIYHVSRLRELAIKVGNKLNLNQHSLYKLVLLAEFHDIGKLTIPLEILNKGDKLTIEEIKLLKNHTEAGYNIAKNFKCLNSISELILYHHESWDGSGYPSGKSKEEIPASSKIIHTIAFYDMLINRDSLSKEDAITELKKEAGVKFDPKVVEVLIDVLD; encoded by the coding sequence ATGAAGACTGTTGAGTTAACAAAGGTTAAAATTAGATTAATAATACTAAGTCTTATAATATTAGAGGTAAGTACTTTGGTAATAGCTCAAGATTTAAAGTCAGGTTTGATAATTAATGAATTTTTAGCTTCAAATGGGGAAACTATTTTGGATGAAAGTGGAGAATCTAGTGATTGGATAGAAATCTTTAATAATAGTAGTAGTTATGTTGATTTAGGAGGAATGTATATATCTGATAAATTAGATAATCCACTAAAATATCAAATTTCTCATAAAAATCCAGACGAAACTACTATTCCACCAAAGGATTTTCTACTTTTATGGGCTGATAGCATGCCTGAAAAGGGTCCCCTGCATTTGAATTTTTCTCTATCTAAATCTGGAGAAGCCATAATAATTACAGAAAATGATAAAGAGACTATGATAGATAAGATTGTTTTTTTAGAACAACGTAGAGATATTTCTTTTGGTAGAAGAACCACTAATTCTAATAAGTGGTCTTTTTTTATTAGACCCACACCTAAAGAAGTTAATAATACATCTGGTTTTTTCTCACTAAGAATGGCTACTTTATATAATTCTTATAAAGAAAATTCACTATTATTAAATATAATTATCAGCTTAGTTACTCTGTTAATTGTATCATTATTATTATTCATATTAAAATTAAGGGCTAGAAATAGAGAGTTAGAAGAAGCTAAGATGAGATATAATAATTTATTTAATAATATACTAAATGGTTTAAATTTTGATTTTAATAAAGGAAAAGAAATGGAGTTGGCTTTAAAGAAGAAGACTCTAGAGCAGCATATCTTACTTGAAAATATTAAAATACATGTTTGGTATTTAATAGATGAGAAGACCTATGGTGCTGTCAATAAGGCTCATGCTGATTTTTTGGGAAAGAGAAAAGATGAGATAAATAATGCTAACCTTTACTCTATCTTTGACCAAGAGACTGCAGAAATGTGTATAGAATATAATCGAAAGGTTTTTGTGGAGAAGAAAGAGATAAGTAAAGAAGAGTGGATTAAGAATAGTGAAGGTGAGTATAGGTTATTATTGATTACCAAAACACCTAAATTAAATAGTGATGGAGAGGTAGAGTATGTAGTCTGTTCTGCTTATGATATTACTGAACAAAAAGAGATTGAGCAAGAGATAAGGTATATTAGCTCCCATGATGAATTAACAGGGGTCTATAATCGGGCTTATTATGAGCAGAAATTGCTTCAATTAGATAATTTGAATTATTTACCTTTAAGTATAATTATTGGAGATGTCAATGGTCTAAAATTGACCAATGATGTTTTTGGACACAAAGAGGGAGATAGATTATTACAGGAGATCGCTAACGTACTAAAGCAATCTACACGTAAAGATGACATAGTGGCTAGGTTAGGAGGAGATGAATTCTGTATTCTTCTGCCAAAAACAGATGTTGAGACTGCTGAGAAATTTATCGAACGAATTAAAGAAAATTGTACAAAAATTGGCTTAGAGCCGATTCCTCTTAATATAGCAGTAGGTAGTGCAACTAAAGTAAATTTAGAAGATGAAATAGAAGAGATATTTAAAGAGGCTGAAGGTAGAATGTATATTGATAAAGAGAGAAATAAGGATAATTTTCTAAATCCTTTACTTACCTCTATGATAGATAGACTGTTCAATGATGGCTATGAATCAATTTATCATGTATCGCGATTAAGAGAGTTGGCTATTAAGGTAGGTAATAAGCTAAATTTAAACCAACATTCACTTTATAAGTTAGTTTTATTGGCTGAGTTTCATGATATAGGAAAATTAACAATTCCTTTAGAGATATTAAATAAAGGGGATAAATTGACTATTGAAGAGATAAAATTACTAAAAAATCATACAGAGGCTGGATACAATATAGCTAAAAATTTTAAATGCTTAAACTCTATCTCTGAATTAATCCTATACCACCATGAAAGTTGGGATGGTAGTGGATACCCTAGTGGGAAGAGTAAAGAAGAGATACCTGCAAGTTCTAAAATTATTCATACTATTGCTTTTTACGATATGCTAATTAATAGAGATAGTCTTAGTAAAGAAGATGCTATCACTGAATTAAAGAAAGAGGCTGGAGTTAAGTTTGACCCTAAAGTTGTTGAAGTATTGATAGATGTATTAGACTAA
- a CDS encoding glycosyltransferase, whose translation MKIKILTLGTRGDVQPYIPLAIGLQDKGHDVTLCTAKNFENLVRKYKIPFYPIRVDYQELIQSEEGKKMLSGNPIEIIRNMKSLVFPLIKQSLKDLWSASKDAELIIYHPKAFGAYDIVEKLEIPAMIAFPIPALTPTAEFSNPIFPFEIPLNLGLLNKFTYAINRFTTIPFHGIVNQWRKEELNLPRKSIFRNDVILNGKPIPIIYCCSPKVIRPPADWDSCNVCISGYWFLEEGNKWEAPKELLEFLKEGQPPLCISFSSLTLKEPKKFKEILLEALKKTKERAIILTGWSGLKFKNLSSDIFVLDYIPITGYFLNVLL comes from the coding sequence ATGAAGATAAAAATTCTCACACTGGGAACTAGAGGAGATGTACAACCTTATATTCCCTTAGCTATTGGGCTGCAGGATAAGGGGCATGATGTAACACTTTGTACAGCAAAGAATTTTGAAAATTTAGTAAGAAAATATAAAATTCCTTTCTATCCTATTCGAGTAGATTATCAAGAGCTTATACAATCAGAAGAAGGCAAGAAGATGTTGAGTGGAAATCCAATTGAGATTATCAGAAATATGAAAAGTCTCGTCTTTCCTTTAATTAAGCAGAGTTTAAAAGATTTATGGAGTGCAAGTAAAGATGCTGAATTGATCATATATCATCCGAAGGCTTTTGGGGCTTATGATATTGTAGAGAAGTTAGAGATTCCTGCGATGATTGCTTTTCCTATTCCAGCGTTAACCCCGACAGCTGAATTCTCTAATCCTATATTCCCCTTTGAAATCCCCCTTAATTTAGGTTTGTTGAATAAATTTACTTATGCCATCAACAGGTTCACTACTATACCCTTCCATGGGATTGTAAATCAATGGCGAAAAGAAGAACTAAATCTTCCAAGGAAATCAATTTTCCGCAATGATGTGATTTTAAATGGGAAACCAATACCTATTATCTATTGTTGTAGCCCAAAAGTTATAAGACCACCTGCTGATTGGGATAGTTGTAATGTCTGTATCTCTGGATATTGGTTTTTAGAAGAGGGGAATAAATGGGAAGCGCCAAAGGAATTGTTGGAATTTCTAAAGGAGGGGCAGCCCCCCCTTTGTATCAGTTTTAGTAGCTTAACTTTAAAAGAGCCTAAAAAATTTAAAGAAATTCTGTTAGAGGCTTTAAAGAAGACAAAAGAACGTGCTATTATATTGACAGGCTGGAGTGGATTGAAGTTTAAAAATCTTTCTTCAGATATATTTGTACTCGATTATATCCCCATAACTGGTTATTTCCTAAATGTTCTGCTGTAA
- a CDS encoding C-GCAxxG-C-C family protein codes for MRDRKGIAKDKFLKGFNCSQSVLVAFFQDLGLKEEDLLKISSGFGGGMGRMQNTCGAVTGAFMVLGYLNGRYQEDDTESKAKTYGLIQKFAADFEEVNGTINCLELLGVNFNDEEAMKEVVEQEGFKEKCLKYVLDAVEIIESKYL; via the coding sequence ATGAGAGATAGAAAAGGGATTGCTAAAGATAAGTTTTTAAAGGGTTTTAATTGTTCACAGTCGGTATTAGTAGCTTTTTTTCAGGATTTAGGATTAAAAGAGGAAGATTTGTTAAAAATATCTAGTGGTTTTGGTGGCGGAATGGGCAGGATGCAAAATACTTGTGGTGCTGTCACAGGCGCCTTTATGGTGCTAGGGTACCTAAATGGCAGGTATCAAGAAGATGATACTGAATCTAAGGCAAAAACTTATGGATTAATACAAAAATTTGCAGCTGATTTTGAAGAAGTAAACGGTACAATCAATTGTTTAGAATTGCTAGGTGTTAACTTCAATGATGAAGAGGCGATGAAAGAGGTAGTTGAGCAAGAAGGATTTAAAGAAAAGTGCCTTAAATATGTGTTGGATGCAGTAGAGATAATTGAGTCTAAATACTTATAG
- a CDS encoding aspartate/glutamate racemase family protein, whose product MKTIGLIGGMSWESSLEYYRIINKIVKERLGEPHSCKSIMYSVDFAEIDKLQHQGEWEVLTNKMVEIAQKLEKVGADLVLICTNTMHKMAKDVQENIKIPLLHIADATADEIKAKQMNRVGLLGTKFTMEQDFYKKRLKEKYGIDVIIPAEEEREIIHNVIFKELVSGFIKNESRDKFKEIITNLKNNGAEGVILGCTEIPLLIKEEDSIIPIFNTMMLHAKKAVEFALA is encoded by the coding sequence ATGAAGACGATAGGGTTGATTGGTGGAATGAGTTGGGAGTCTTCACTTGAATATTATCGGATTATAAACAAAATTGTTAAAGAGAGATTGGGAGAACCCCATTCGTGTAAAAGTATTATGTATTCAGTAGATTTTGCTGAAATTGATAAGTTGCAGCATCAGGGAGAATGGGAAGTACTAACTAATAAGATGGTTGAAATTGCACAAAAATTAGAGAAAGTAGGGGCTGACTTGGTACTAATATGTACCAACACAATGCATAAAATGGCTAAAGATGTTCAGGAGAATATTAAAATTCCCTTATTACACATTGCAGATGCTACTGCAGATGAGATTAAAGCTAAGCAGATGAATAGAGTTGGTCTTTTAGGGACTAAGTTTACCATGGAGCAAGATTTCTATAAGAAGAGGTTAAAAGAGAAGTATGGAATAGATGTGATTATACCTGCTGAAGAAGAAAGAGAGATTATTCATAATGTAATCTTTAAAGAGTTAGTATCTGGATTTATAAAAAATGAATCTAGAGATAAGTTTAAAGAGATAATAACTAACCTTAAAAATAATGGTGCAGAGGGAGTAATTTTAGGCTGTACAGAGATTCCATTATTAATAAAAGAAGAAGATAGTATTATTCCTATATTTAATACCATGATGTTACATGCTAAAAAGGCTGTTGAGTTTGCATTAGCATAA
- a CDS encoding TrmH family RNA methyltransferase has protein sequence MVEKIRKLKNPVVQEARELARSKNRILKNKIQLHGLEQLQWAKDAGLKIRSIFISEDESAEDYKCFSAPIYQSSDGILKKITETNYLISAVGVAEGIANRDLSEEFVLLLDDVKDHGNIGTIIRTGKAYGINDFITTNEDFDPYIPKTIDASRGTSFKVNFRRYNTPKQAVSYLKKKGYQIIATSPYGKSLQSTVALDKKPIALVVGNETSGVSDEVLKEADHIVQIPMYTGVESLNVGVATGISIYELRLKEALTMLAEKIISSLGREVNVTSQLLRSAFDIKLKEISEFSGDQVIFLMVLKRESQMNKEQIEEQFGYSGDRLAEFISPLYEQGLIKKEYEELEITKEGEELLAKLWPIHEKTENLILKDFTEEEKENLKGYLEKIQQNCIQIMKYQV, from the coding sequence ATGGTAGAAAAAATTAGAAAATTAAAGAATCCTGTAGTTCAAGAAGCCCGAGAATTAGCTAGAAGTAAGAATAGAATTTTAAAAAATAAGATACAGTTGCATGGATTAGAGCAGCTGCAATGGGCTAAAGATGCTGGTTTGAAAATAAGGAGTATCTTCATTAGTGAAGATGAAAGTGCAGAAGATTATAAATGCTTTTCAGCTCCAATCTATCAAAGTTCTGATGGAATTTTAAAGAAGATTACTGAAACTAATTATCTAATTTCAGCTGTGGGAGTAGCTGAAGGTATTGCTAATAGAGATTTAAGTGAAGAATTTGTTCTATTATTGGATGATGTTAAGGACCATGGGAATATAGGAACTATCATTAGGACTGGTAAAGCTTATGGGATTAATGATTTTATAACGACTAATGAAGATTTTGATCCTTATATTCCTAAAACTATCGATGCTTCTCGTGGAACATCCTTTAAGGTAAACTTTAGAAGGTATAATACACCTAAGCAAGCAGTCTCTTATCTTAAAAAGAAGGGTTATCAGATAATCGCAACTAGTCCCTATGGTAAGTCTTTACAATCAACAGTTGCTTTGGATAAGAAACCAATAGCCTTAGTGGTAGGGAATGAAACTTCAGGTGTTTCTGATGAGGTTTTAAAGGAGGCTGATCATATTGTTCAGATCCCAATGTATACAGGGGTTGAATCCCTTAATGTAGGTGTTGCTACAGGGATCAGTATTTATGAATTGAGATTAAAGGAGGCTTTAACAATGTTAGCAGAAAAGATTATATCTAGTTTGGGAAGAGAGGTAAATGTCACCTCACAATTGCTTAGAAGCGCATTTGATATTAAGCTAAAAGAGATAAGTGAATTTAGTGGAGATCAGGTTATATTCTTGATGGTACTAAAAAGGGAGTCACAGATGAATAAAGAGCAGATTGAAGAGCAATTTGGATATTCTGGTGATAGATTGGCAGAGTTTATTAGTCCTTTATATGAGCAAGGTTTAATTAAAAAAGAGTATGAAGAGTTGGAAATAACTAAAGAAGGAGAAGAGTTACTGGCAAAGCTGTGGCCTATTCATGAAAAGACAGAGAATTTAATCTTAAAGGATTTTACAGAAGAAGAGAAAGAGAATTTAAAGGGTTATTTAGAAAAGATTCAACAGAACTGTATTCAAATAATGAAATATCAAGTATAA
- the dapF gene encoding diaminopimelate epimerase, with product MIDDFYKYHALGNDYIVIDPNKIEIDLNEEAIKLICHRNFGIGSDGILFGPIFEDDKIKLKILNPDGSEAEKSGNGIRIFSKYLVDQNYVETKEFKLQTLGGEVLVEVLDDTANLIKVDMGTVTFQSDLIPVKGEIRDVVNENLEINGEDFEVTCLSIGNPHCVIPMEEVTKELALDLGPYVENHDVFPNRINMQLLKVIDRNNIQVEIYERGAGYTMASGSSSCAAANAAYKLGLVDKDITVHMPGGEIEVEIKEDGGVYMTGEVSSVAKGDFTSDMWSKIRE from the coding sequence ATGATTGATGATTTTTATAAGTATCATGCTTTAGGAAATGATTATATAGTTATCGATCCAAATAAAATTGAAATTGATTTAAATGAAGAGGCGATAAAACTTATTTGCCACAGAAATTTTGGGATAGGTTCTGATGGGATTTTATTTGGACCAATATTTGAGGATGATAAGATTAAATTAAAGATTTTAAATCCAGATGGGAGTGAAGCGGAGAAAAGTGGAAATGGAATTAGAATATTTTCTAAGTACTTAGTAGATCAAAATTATGTAGAAACTAAAGAATTTAAGCTTCAAACATTAGGAGGAGAAGTCTTAGTTGAAGTATTAGATGATACTGCAAATTTAATAAAAGTCGATATGGGTACAGTAACATTTCAAAGTGATTTAATTCCTGTAAAAGGAGAAATTCGTGATGTAGTTAATGAAAATTTAGAGATAAATGGAGAAGATTTTGAAGTAACCTGCCTTTCAATAGGAAATCCTCATTGTGTTATTCCAATGGAGGAGGTTACAAAAGAATTAGCATTAGATTTAGGTCCTTATGTAGAAAACCATGATGTCTTTCCTAATAGAATAAATATGCAACTTTTAAAGGTTATTGATAGGAATAATATACAGGTAGAGATATATGAGAGAGGTGCAGGTTATACAATGGCATCAGGAAGTAGTAGTTGTGCTGCTGCAAATGCTGCTTATAAATTAGGTTTAGTTGATAAAGATATAACAGTTCATATGCCTGGTGGAGAAATAGAAGTAGAGATTAAGGAAGATGGAGGTGTTTATATGACTGGTGAAGTATCAAGTGTGGCAAAAGGTGATTTTACGAGTGATATGTGGTCAAAAATTAGAGAGTAA